Part of the Zingiber officinale cultivar Zhangliang chromosome 6A, Zo_v1.1, whole genome shotgun sequence genome, CGCATTTCTTCCCGTTGACGTACGCCTTCCAAACCGGTTCCTCCACTAGCGTCCTCTCCGCCTTCCCGGCGTCGGCTGGCTTGCGTTCGCACTCCAGCGCGATCCGCACGAGCCCCGATGCCATCTCGTGCACCAACGCAGCAGTCGGCGTGGCCAACTCAACAAGCATCACCGGACAGGCCGCCTTGGTGTCCGTCTGAAAGGCAAAGCGAACGTGGCCGTGGCGGTGACCATAAAGTGTCCCGATCACGAAGCCAGGCTGGCGGTTGCGGCGGCTAGTAGCGGCCGCAGTGAGAAGGGAGCGAATCCGAGACACGGCTGTCTCGGCCGCCGAAGAAATCCTCTTCTTTGATTCTTCCTGATTCGTTGGGTAGGACGAGGATCCAGAGAAGGAGAGAGCGGATTTCTCTTCATCCTGCAGGTCCTCTCCCGACGCGATCTCTTCCTTCGAACTCTTCTTCTTTAGCTTCATCCTCCACTGGAAATGCCTTCCCATGGTGATGCTGCTCCTCATAACTTAAGCGACACGAGGAGTTAATTAAGTAGGAAATTAACGACGCaatcaaaaaagaaaaagagaagttgGGGTGGCTTTATTGGCTTGGCTTTTTCTACTCTGTTTTTATCTCTTCTGTCTTTTTTACTGCACGTCCCTTAGGAATTGTTGTGGTGGTGGGCGCATCTATGTCCACTGCATGACATGATACATGACATGCAAAGGCACGCCGTCCTCCGAGACTGGCAGTGGCTGGGGATCCTCAACATGATTATGACAAAACATAAGACTGGTGAGCTGCCACGCCCGTCTGCAATCGAATGTGTGCAAATTGGATAAACACATACATATGAAGTCATGTATCTATGGGAAATTTAGACGATAAGCATTGATTTAATATCATATATACGGTAGCATACATACGAACTGAAGACAAATTGAGAGGATGAATGGATATCATAAAGCTGTCGCTCTAAATCTCCTATAGATAGATTGATGAGATGAGGCTGAGCTTGGCTAGGTCTACTAGCGTTTGGAATGGGATGTCAAAACAGCCGACAAACTTAATTTGTCTAATCGTCCAGTTGCTATCCAATTTAATTGTTGATTGGAACCTTTTTCACGTTTATATTATCTGGAGTACTGCTAGTTAAGTAatcgaattatatatatatatatatatatatatatatatatatatatatatatatatatatatattttgttagttagagccctagagtcaatcatttgatgattgtatggactcattgtatcatattcttgtatatcaataaagacatttgtttggctattatacttatttgtattagtgccaaatagactaggtataatagcgtccttgagtagaaggttcatacctatatcaatcgattagttgaatcgatagtgagataatatagggaacactactctaaatcattcctagtcgagtattaacattcagggacaatgttaatgcaataagactagcatgtaggtcagctcgatgacttgatctcacaagtcatggatatagagatatcaagctgacacatgggtatacattggagaatgtatactgaatgacccgccatgagaaagtatcatggatcgttatatgagtgtcatatactttctcatgtggctattagtatgactattagtccttagacctgaagtcaccatggatccctatataaggagttatgtactttggtttcgtcaaacgttacccgtaactgggtggactataaaggcgattactgggtatgtaacgaattatgcagagggatgtgagtgatgtagatgggatctatccctcctatatgacgggagtgacatcgatattcttgatagagtaagaccacgaagtgtatggccataccaaaatgagtcaatataagatattgagctcatttgattgagtgagtctacttggagttcaagatttagattggtcagaggatgacacggtctatgcctcacattgatcaatctagatgtctaggatagaagggcacttgtcatatattgtgaggagtcacaattagtagtcacaaggtgatattggatctcaacatttcttgtaacttgggtagcaatgatgtattgctagatgccactcattgcttatgtttctaaaggagtttagaaacattaccaacgttacaagaacctattgggtcaaacacaaagaacaagtggatggagattgggttcatatgatgaaccaattggattaagttcatatgatgaaccaagatgattagattcatttgatgaatcaaattggattaagagtaatccaaattgggctaattgagttggactcaagttgattcatgtattcaatgagtctaatttagattatgactcattaaatcaacttaatttaatgaattagattcattatattaagttggcttgaatcaaatggttagattagatcaaccatggaagagatttggtcaagtttgacttgacttgagagggagaggaagagtcaagtttgacttgactaattgccacatcattagtgagatggcaagatgtggaccaatgatgatgctccacatcatcatggtatgccacatcatggaggttacaagcctccattctcattaatgtggtcggccacattaaatgagtaggagttactcatgtggccggccacacaagtgaatgagggggaatgaattttcattgattggtctcattcatttcatctccttcctctagccattctcttctccctttcctccttcttggccgagagtttcaagcaaggtgaagaggaatgtgttaaggtccaaagaaaagggtgaagtgaaggtcacaaaggaggatacctagaggagtatgtgagattcctttcctttctctcctttctccctttttcaaatcctacccgagagctctagaaagtgctagctgcccctggccccgcaaggggatccgttccgcgattgcgcccgaaacggataaacgggaccgccgggaaattttactcgtaaaaattgtaaaaattatttttaaaattatagaaaattatgaaaatatataattttgaattatatattaattttgtgatagtcatggcccaaaacccaatatgattggattgtgttgtaattcataatacggcctgcgtgccgttatgtatgttttttatttttccgcgacctgcgcgtcgtgcctttctcttatattcttgttgtaaattagatttagactcgaatgtaactcgagtttcaaattgtaatgtacaaattggagcggtggagggtccacacgagacggagttccgaggcgggcacgagcaacacaaggtggtaaaagagaggagcttggagaagctgttgaccgtaggttgaccattcgatcttctcattggcttgagaagatcgtagtagggccatgactaaatcacaaatatattaattagttaattgcttatgtatatgatgtatgtttaataagtaattaattaattagtgccttacgattagattagatctaagtcgtgcacatgatgcacccttgcgattagattagatctaagtcgtgcacaagatgcatccttttcgattagattagatcttgatcgaaccaactctaaatgcctaaccgtgccgtgatacctatcactacctcgatcatatgtattgttgaatctgccaaagcagagcaatacatattatcttggtagggtacggagggacaatcttggtcccgcctatcaacgcatgggtgaatacaaactcaattagattgagtattcctagttactcggttggatcgagtcaactataggcattcttccaatagttggaatgataggtcaaaatcacatctatattaactctcgggcgtattagccaaagctaacttgagttttaatataaatgcggatattgattttataaacaagagttacatagagatgtaattggtaatcgttacctaccgatcatactaagccttgggcgtattagccaaagctaactcaagggttagtatgatgtggatcttgtcccacaagaattatagaattcagtgggagcatcatttaattaaaggcctaattaaatgattttaaaagaatatgatatttatttctgcaaattttctgttgtagataaccatgacgtcgaatacgaactctttctccctgcgttctgtccttaagaaggacaagctcaacggagtaaatttcctggactggcacaggaacctgagaatagttctcactcaggaacgtaaaatgtacgttctagagcagcccattccggaggctcctcctgccactgccacacgagctgaccgggatgcttacaagaagcatcaagatgacgcattagatgtgtcctgtcttatgctcgcaaccatgaactctgagcttcagaagcaacatgagttgatgagcacttacgatatggttgaacatctttgtcacctatatcaaggacaagcaaggcactggaagaggaactccaaagaatacctggaagatcttacgaagaagagaaataagatttctactttaggtatacatgttatagaagtcaacctctttatttcttcatcgtgggtattagataccggatgtgcttcgcacatttgtactaatgtacaagcgctgagaaatagcagggcattgacgaagggtgagatagacctacgagtaggcaatggagcacgagttgctgctattgctgtaggaacttatcatctatctcttccctctgggcttgtactagaattagatgattgttgttatgtgcctgccttgactaagaacataatttcggtttcttgtttggacaagaaaggattctcgtttataataaagaacaaatgttgttctgtctatttaaatgatatgttatattgtagtgcacctctaataaacggactctatattctagaccttgagagccctatttataacataaataccaagaggttcaagtcaaatgacatgaaccaaacctacctctggcactgtcgcttaggtcatataaatgacaagcgcttatcccagctccataaggatggtatgctggactcatttgattttgaatcatatgaggtatgcgagtcatgcctacgaggcaagatgaccaagactccctttagtgggcacagcgagagagcgactgatttgttaggactcatacatagtgatgtatgtggccctttcaatgtcgctgctagaggcggttataggtacttcatcacatttactgatgacttcagtacatacggttatgtgtacttaatgacacataagtccgaatcctttgaaaagttcaaagaattcaagaatgaagtacagaaccagcttggcaagagtattaagatacttcgatccgatcgaggtggagaataccttagccatgagttccgtgactatctagctgagtgtgggattctatcccaactcactcctcctggaacaccacagtggaatggtgtatccgaacggaggaatcgtaccttattagatatggtacgatctatgatgagtcacacagatcttccaacttatctatggggatatgctctagacacggcagctttcatactcaaccgagttccatcaaagaccgtgataaagacaccatataggatatggactgggagagatgcccaggtgtttttcatgaggatttggggttgtgaggcttacgttcgacgtcaattctcagacaaattaggacccaaatccgacaagtgctactttattggatatcccaaggaaactaagggatattacttctacattcccagtcagcacaaggtagttgtggcaaagactggggtctttctagaaagggaccttgtttctagaaagactagtgggagcgcgttcgatcttgaagaagttcaagatacgaacaatagcactgatgcctcgatggaaattgaactggaaccacaaagtgttgtgaatgatgttgttccacaaagagttgaggaacaagaaccagttcaagtagacatacctcttcgcaggtctgatagggtacgtcgtcagcctgagagatactcatttttcttgtctgaccatgatgacgttgtgctcatagaagatgagcctaccacctatcaggaagctgtgatgagaccagattcctagaaatgactagaggccatgagatccgaaatggaatccatgtataccaaccaagtatgtactttggttgatccacctgaaggggtaaaacccattgggtgtaagtgggtctttaagagaaagaccgacatggatggacttatctataagggtcgcttggtagctaaaggtttcaaacagattcatggtattgactatgatgaaaccttttctcctgtagcgatgtttaagtccattcggatcatgcttgctattgcagcctaccatgactatgagatatggcagatggatgtcgaaaccacgtttctgaatggaaacctactcgaggatgtgtacatgacacaacctgagggttttgtagatccacagcatactagcagagtatgcaagctgcataggtccatttatggactaaagcaagcttctcggagctggaatcttcgttttgatgatgcaatcaaacagtttggtttcattaagaacgaagatgagccttgtgtctacaagaaggttgtaggggatatagttgtcttcctcatattgtatgtggatgacatactactcattgggaaggacatccctatgctttagtctgtcaagacctggctagggagttgcttctcaatgaaggacttaggtgaggcatcccgcattctagggatacagatctatagagatagatctaagagattgcttggcctaagtcagagtacatacgttgacaaggtactccttcggtttgccatgcagaactccaagaagggatttctgccgatgtcacatggcgtgagtctttcgaagactcaaggtccctcttctagagaggagagagaccgtatggatcagatcccttatgcctcagccatagaatcgatcatgtacgccatgctatgtactcgacctgatgtctcgtatgctttgagcatgacgagcagt contains:
- the LOC121993895 gene encoding protein MIZU-KUSSEI 1-like; the protein is MRSSITMGRHFQWRMKLKKKSSKEEIASGEDLQDEEKSALSFSGSSSYPTNQEESKKRISSAAETAVSRIRSLLTAAATSRRNRQPGFVIGTLYGHRHGHVRFAFQTDTKAACPVMLVELATPTAALVHEMASGLVRIALECERKPADAGKAERTLVEEPVWKAYVNGKKCGYAVRRECGPMDWKVMRAVEPVSMGAGVIPGDGDGTDKDVMYMRARFERVVGSRDSEAFYMMNPDGNGGPELSIYFLRV